A region of the Prochlorothrix hollandica PCC 9006 = CALU 1027 genome:
TAACTTCTTGCGTTCAACTCTTCGTAAATTAAGACCACAAAAAGACTCTCATGCTGTTTTGTTTGATAAGGATCAGGATCAATAATAGATTGCTGAAAATAAAGTCATGAAAACGACACCTGTTGAGACAAAAACAAAGTTTAGTCAACTAGAAGTTATTAATTTTCTTCGTGGAATAGCTGCCCTATCTGTTGCATGGTTTCATTTCACTAATGGTAATGTTGATTTTTTGGATCCTGGTCTATTAAAATTTTCCGGAAAGTATGGATATCTTGGTGTCGAGATTTTCTTTGTTATATCTGGATTTATAATTCCTT
Encoded here:
- a CDS encoding acyltransferase family protein, with the protein product MKTTPVETKTKFSQLEVINFLRGIAALSVAWFHFTNGNVDFLDPGLLKFSGKYGYLGVEIFFVISGFIIPYSLWRSQFNRLSVTYGDKFI